Part of the Oncorhynchus tshawytscha isolate Ot180627B unplaced genomic scaffold, Otsh_v2.0 Un_contig_8480_pilon_pilon, whole genome shotgun sequence genome, TGTATAGGTGGTCAGCTGGAGCGTGTCCAGTACCAGCCAACCTGTGCCTCCTGGCCAGTCACAGACACACTGATGGGCATTCCGTTTGACTATACCGTCCACGACCCCAAATATGAAGACATCAGCACTGTCTACTGCCCTGACTACTACCCCAACACTGATGGTTGGACATCTCTCTAGGACCATAACATTATCATAGGCAGTCTTACTGGATCATTGTCTTGGACCTCCTGGTCTTTTGTTCTACTATTGTAGAAAAAAACAAACTAGATAACCAATGACTGGCTAAACTCTGtagctgtgtacagtatgtggttctgGTTCTCAGATGCTCTATGGTTATTCCATGGTTGTTGACTGGTGTTCTCCTGATCGACTAACCCCCAGCCCCCCCTGTTCTGCCCCCAGGAATCCCCAGACGTCAGGAGGACGTGTATCTTCGGAGGCGTACGGCCAGAATCAAACTGTCTAAATACGCAGCCTACAACACCTACCACCACTGTGAGCAGTGTCACCAGTACACGGGCTTCAACCCCGCATACCAGGTGAGcagagaacacagacacacacagtctcaaacacacacacggtctcaaacacacacatggtctcaaacacacacacacacacagtctcaaacacactgtttaTTATTAGCTGTACTAATCAGTGCATAGTTGGTCTTTAATATGTTGTTATGTTGTATCTCTCTGGGACATGATCATGTATTCTATATCTGTAGATACATGATCATGtattataaatatattataatttATAAATATAAACATACAATGCCTTccaaagttttcagaccccttgactttttccacattttgtcaatTGATTTCTAAAATATCCACATTTCAAcaaaattgattcaataaaaaaaaatcctcagcaatctacaaacaataccccataatgacaaggcaaaacagGTGT contains:
- the LOC121842219 gene encoding protein GREB1-like, with protein sequence MLIRLMEVDIYDEEDINFSGQLERVQYQPTCASWPVTDTLMGIPFDYTVHDPKYEDISTVYCPDYYPNTDGIPRRQEDVYLRRRTARIKLSKYAAYNTYHHCEQCHQYTGFNPAYQ